Within the Mycobacterium gordonae genome, the region CTGTTCGTAGCGCAACCGGACGGCACGCGGCTCGGTCTGGGCGATGAACGCGGTCGCCGCGGCGGCATCGGCCACCGACAGGGTGGTGTAGAGCCGGCCGGCCGCAAAGGACAGCGGCTCGGTGTGCTCGAGCACGGTGGTCAGCACCTGCTGGCGGTGATTGATGGTGGTCGAGGTGGCGAAAGCGCTCGACACCCCCAAAGCCGCCAGCACGATCCCGATGGTGAGGATGCGCCCCGGCGTGGTCGAGATGAACCACCAGCGGGGATGAGCCGGTTCCGCGGGCGAGCGCGATCCTGCCGGCTCGGTCGACGGATGCGCCAGCTCAACCGTCACGTCTGCTCGGACCTCATCTCGGCCATATTACGAACCTGTATAAGCGAATTCTAAGAGCATCGCGCCGCGGATGGGGGGAGGCGTGGCCAAATGCCCCCGCGGGTTCTGGCGAAAGCGTGTCACCGGCGCCGGGCGAGCCCATGCATATCCTGAATCCGTGCGTGGCGATGGTGACGGATGGGTGATCTCCGAGCGCGGCGCCCACTACTGGGGTCGCTACGGTGCGGCCGGTCTGCTGTTGCGGGCTCCGCTGCCCGACGGCACCCCCGCGGTGTTGCTGCAACACCGCGCCCTGTGGAGCCATCAGGGCGGTACCTGGGGCCTGCCGGGCGGCGCACGCGACAGCCACGAGACCCCGGAGGAGACCGCGGTGCGCGAGGCTCAAGAGGAGGCCGGACTGGCGGCCGAGCGGCTGACGGTGCGGGCGGTAGTGGTGACCGCGCGAGAGGCGGGCGTGGGCGGGACGCAATGGAGTTACACCACTGTGGTCGCCGACGCCGACGAGTTGCTGGAAACCGTGGCCGATCTCGAGAGCGCGGAATTGCGCTGGGTCAGCGAGGACGAGGTGGCCGAGTTGCCGCTGCATCCTGGATTGGCCGCCAGCTGGCACCGGCTGCGTACCGCACCGGCCACCGTGCCGCTGGACAACCGCGACGACCTGCGGCACGGCCTGCCGCGCACCGTGGAGATCGACTCGGGATTCTTCTGGTGCATGCCGGGCGGCGCTGATCAGGCCCACTCGCCGCTCAGCCGGCGGATCAGCGCGCTGCTGCAAGCGCCGCGCTGAGTTCGGCGGCCGCTGCTTGCGGATCGGCCGCGGCGGTGACGGCCCGTACCACCACGATGCGCCGGGCGCCGGCGGCGAGCACTTCAGGCAGCCGTCGCAGGTCGATGCCACCGATGGCGAACCACGGTTTCTCGGTGTCCAGGGCGGCGGCGGTGCGGACCAGATCCAGCCCCGGTGCCGGGCGTCCCGGTTTGGTGGGGGTGGGCCAGCAGGGGCCGACGCAGAAATAGTCGGCCCCCGAGGCGCCCGCCGCCGCTGCTTCCGCCGGGCTGTGGCTGGATCGGCCGATGATGGTGCCGGGACCGACGATGTCCCGGGCGATGTCCAGCGGGAGGTCCCGCTGTCCGAGGTGCAGCACGTCGGCCCCGGCCGCCCGCGCGATGTCGGCGCGGTCGTTGACCGCGAACAGCGCGCCATGCCGACGGGCCGCGGCGGCCAGGATCTCGCAGGCGGCCAGCTCGTCGAGCGCCTCCAGCGGGCCGAACCGCTGCTCACCGGGCGAACCCTTGTCGCGCAGCTGGATGATGTCGACTCCACCGGCCAACGCGGCGTCGGCGAACTCGGCCAGGTCACCGCGCTCCCGGCGCGCGTCGGTGCACAGGTACAGCCGCGCAGTGTCGAGACGATGGGCCAGACGGGAAAGGGGGTCCTGCACACCGCGACGTTAGCGCGCTAGCGTGGAGCGTGGAGAACACACGGGAGTCCCGGGCTGACCAGCGGGGCTGAGAGTGGGCACTGCCCGTCACGGATGTATGCGAGACGGACCTGTCCTTACCGTCACACCTGATCCGGGTCATGCCGGCGAAGGGAGCACAGGATGTCGGATTCGATCGCCGTGATCGGTGGCGGCGTCATCGGCCTGTCGGTGGCGCGCCGGGCGGCTCAGGCCGGATTTTCGGTGACGGTGCATCGCGGTGCGGACCGCGGTGCATCGTGGGTGGCCGGCGGCATGTTGGCCCCGCACAGCGAGGGCTGGCCCGGCGAGGAACGGCTGCTGCAGCTGGGCCTGGAGTCGCTGCGGCTGTGGCGCGAGGGTTTCCTCGACGGACTGGATCCGGCGGTGGTGACCGCTCGCGAGTCGCTGGTGGTGGCCGTCGACCGGGCCGATGTCGCCGATCTGCGCACCGTCGCCGACTGGTTGTCGCAGCAGGGGCACCCGGTGGTCTGGGAGTCGGCCGCCCGCGATGTCGAACCGCTACTGGCACAAGGGATTCGGCACGGCTTCCGGGCGCCCACCGAGCTGGCGGTGGACAACCGCGCCGTGGTCGACGCACTGACGGCTGACTGCGAGCGGCGTGGCGTGCGCTGGGCGGCGCCGGTCAACGACGTCAGCGCGGCTGACGGCGATACGGTGGTGATCGCCAACGGCATCGACGCGCCCGCGCTGTGGCCCGGCCTGCAGGTGCGGCCGGTGAAGGGCGAGGTGTTGCGGTTGCGGTGGCGCAAAGGTTGTATGCCTTTGCTGGACAGGGTGGTTCGGGCCCGCGTGCATGGCCGTCAGGTGTATCTGGTGCCGCGGGCGGACGGCGTGGTGGTGGGCGCCACCCAGTACGAGCACGGCCGGGATACCGCGCCGGTGGTGTCGGGAGTCCGCGACCTGCTGGACGACGCCTGTGCGGTGATGCCCGCGCTCGGGGAATACGAGTTCGCCGAATGCGCGGCTGGCCTGCGGCCGATGACGCCCGATAACCTGCCTATTGTGCGACGACTCGACGAG harbors:
- the thiO gene encoding glycine oxidase ThiO gives rise to the protein MSDSIAVIGGGVIGLSVARRAAQAGFSVTVHRGADRGASWVAGGMLAPHSEGWPGEERLLQLGLESLRLWREGFLDGLDPAVVTARESLVVAVDRADVADLRTVADWLSQQGHPVVWESAARDVEPLLAQGIRHGFRAPTELAVDNRAVVDALTADCERRGVRWAAPVNDVSAADGDTVVIANGIDAPALWPGLQVRPVKGEVLRLRWRKGCMPLLDRVVRARVHGRQVYLVPRADGVVVGATQYEHGRDTAPVVSGVRDLLDDACAVMPALGEYEFAECAAGLRPMTPDNLPIVRRLDERTLVATGHGRSGFLLAPWTAETVVSELVPVGAQP
- the thiE gene encoding thiamine phosphate synthase, producing the protein MAHRLDTARLYLCTDARRERGDLAEFADAALAGGVDIIQLRDKGSPGEQRFGPLEALDELAACEILAAAARRHGALFAVNDRADIARAAGADVLHLGQRDLPLDIARDIVGPGTIIGRSSHSPAEAAAAGASGADYFCVGPCWPTPTKPGRPAPGLDLVRTAAALDTEKPWFAIGGIDLRRLPEVLAAGARRIVVVRAVTAAADPQAAAAELSAALAAAR
- a CDS encoding NUDIX hydrolase, which codes for MRGDGDGWVISERGAHYWGRYGAAGLLLRAPLPDGTPAVLLQHRALWSHQGGTWGLPGGARDSHETPEETAVREAQEEAGLAAERLTVRAVVVTAREAGVGGTQWSYTTVVADADELLETVADLESAELRWVSEDEVAELPLHPGLAASWHRLRTAPATVPLDNRDDLRHGLPRTVEIDSGFFWCMPGGADQAHSPLSRRISALLQAPR